A window from Oreochromis aureus strain Israel breed Guangdong linkage group 16, ZZ_aureus, whole genome shotgun sequence encodes these proteins:
- the LOC116335009 gene encoding high affinity cGMP-specific 3',5'-cyclic phosphodiesterase 9A, with protein METKVIYFTVNGRPEQAEFPVDCPTQDVKDLFRSAAEAGPHDILKLYNPKGNIINISPSLEPNSPNLCYKLEVVAADCNSELLGAELAGALGFDLSSMEKRLQGLEKKILIEAGETPAVVYEMKKQVDSFREKLESVEHLSWLGLFKDLSEGTHKPSPFYHKRTLRKTREECEHVREKFLQMSSLEVSEEVRQYLKTPTFDNWQWEDAEIMVLLQVMYTDLDFIPTFNIEPEVLQQFLFEIYRRYNNIPFHNFKHCFCVTQMMYGLIWLTDLRSKMDSIDLLIMLTSAVCHDLDHTGYNNAYQINARTELALRYNDISPLENHHCAVAFEILERTESNIFRNLSMDQYKRIREGIIKCILATDMSRHNEVLNKFKSILPVFDFTNKDHRDVLMTILIKVSDISNEARPMEVAEPWLDCLLQEFFNQSDVEKLEGLPVTPFMDRDKVTKPSSQTGFIRFVLLPLFIELANLFPCLEQHIIHPVRKALDYYTEMEKALETEQQNRAQSENAAKSKEAAGGRQDSQTDAGPDTSKPESQST; from the exons ATGGAAACAAAAGTCATCTACTTCACGGTGAACGGGAGACCGGAGCAGGCGGAGTTCCCGGTCGACTGTCCGACTCAGGACGTCAAAG ATCTCTTCCGCTCTGCTGCTGAGGCCGGACCCCATGACATCCTGAAACTGTACAACCCTAAAGGCAACATCATCAACATTTCTCCGAGCCTGGAACCCAACAGCCCCAACCTGTGCTACAAGCTGGAGGTGGTGGCTGCCGACTGCAACAGTGAGCTGTTAG GTGCCGAGCTTGCTGGTGCACTAGGATTTGACCTGTCATCCATGGAAAAAAG ACTGCAGGGCCTGGAGAAGAAAATCCTCATTGAGGCTGGCGAGACGCCTGCAGTTGTGTATGAGATGAAGAAGCAGGTGGATTCATTCAGAGAGAAACTGGAG AGTGTGGAGCATCTAAGCTGGCTGGGGCTGTTCAAAGATCTCTCGGAGGGAACCCACAAGCCCTCGCCGTTCTACCACAAAAGGACGCTGCGTAAAACCAGGGAGGAGTGTGAACATGTGCGGGAAAAGTTCCTGCAAATGAG CTCTTTGGAGGTATCTGAGGAAGTGAGGCAGTACCTGAAGACGCCAACCTTTGATAACTG GCAGTGGGAGGATGCAGAGATTATGGTGCTTCTGCAGGTCATGTACACAGATTTAGATTTCATACCAACCTTCAACATCGAGCCCGAAGTCTTGCAGCAGTTTTTGTTCGAAATCTATCGCAGATACAACAACATCCCTTTCCACAACTTTAAACACTGCTTCTGTGTGACCCAGATG ATGTATGGTTTGATCTGGCTGACTGACCTGAGGAGTAAGATGGACAGCATTGACCTGCTGATCATGCTGACCTCTGCAGTCTGCCACGACCTCGACCACACGGGATACAACAACGCCTATCAG ATAAACGCTCGGACTGAACTCGCTCTGCGCTACAATGACATCTCTCCTCTGGAGAACCACCACTGTGCTGTAGCTTTCGAGATACTGGAGAGG ACAGAGAGCAACATCTTCAGGAATCTATCCATGGATCAGTACAAACGGATACGAGAGGGGATCATCAA ATGCATTCTGGCCACTGACATGTCGAGGCACAATGAGGTTCTCAACAAGTTCAAGTCCATCCTTCCAGTGTTTGACTTCACCAACAAGGACCACAGAGACGTG CTAATGACGATCCTGATCAAAGTGAGTGACATATCCAACGAGGCCCGGCCCATGGAGGTGGCTGAGCCCTGGCTGGACTGTCTTTTACAGGAATTCTTCAACCAG AGTGACGTGGAGAAGTTGGAGGGCCTTCCCGTTACCCCCTTTATGGACCGGGACAAAGTAACCAAACCTTCGTCTCAAACAGGCTTCATCAGATTCGTTCTTCTGCCTCTCTTCATCGAGCTGGCCAACCTCTTCCCCTGCCTGGAG CAACACATTATCCATCCCGTCCGGAAAGCTCTTGACTACTacacagagatggagaaagctcTGGAGACGGAGCAGCAGAACCGGGCTCAGAGCGAGAATGCAGCCAAGAGCAAGGAGGCAGCAGGAGGCCGACAAGACAGCCAGACGGATGCCGGGCCAGACACCTCGAAACCAGAGTCACAGTCAACATGA